In Drosophila santomea strain STO CAGO 1482 chromosome 3L, Prin_Dsan_1.1, whole genome shotgun sequence, a single window of DNA contains:
- the LOC120448563 gene encoding serine protease 1-like, producing MKVFVVLALTLACVSAGLVPQALPVRPRDRTSTPSITGRITNGKDAVPDQFSYQVGLSFTGPEDGWWCGGSIIDNSWVLTAAHCTSGALFVTIYYGATVRTSPKFTHTVSSANWIQHANYISLTLRNDISLIKTPSVTFSSSVNKIALPAIASSYSTYTGQVAVASGWGLTSDTSETVARDLQFADLTVIPNAVCQETFGSLVVTSRVICVDGVNRTSICSGDSGGPLVVDNALIGVTSFGAYDGCEIGAPQGFTRVTSYLDWIKSNSGVSA from the exons ATGAAGGTTTTCGTAGTTTTGGCTTTGACTCTTGCCTGTGTGTCCGCAGGACTGGTGCCTCAGGCTCTGCCGGTGCGTCCGCGTGACAGGACATCGACACCATCTATTACTGGTCGCATCACGAACGGCAAGGACGCCGTGCCGGATCAGTTCTCCTACCAGGTGGGACTCAGCTTCACCGGACCGGAGGACGGCTGGTGGTGCGGCGGTTCCATCATTGACAACTCCTGGGTTCTGACCGCAGCGCACTGCACAAGCGG TGCCCTTTTCGTGACCATCTACTATGGAGCTACCGTTCGTACCAGCCCCAAGTTCACCCACACCGTCTCCAGCGCCAACTGGATCCAGCATGCCAACTATATCTCCCTGACCCTTCGCAACGATATCTCCCTGATCAAGACGCCATCCGTGACCTTCTCGTCCTCCGTCAACAAGATCGCCCTCCCGGCTATCGCCAGCAGCTACTCCACCTATACCGGACAAGTGGCCGTCGCCTCCGGATGGGGACTGACCTCCGATACCTCGGAAACGGTGGCTCGGGATCTGCAGTTTGCTGATCTCACGGTCATTCCCAACGCCGTGTGCCAGGAGACCTTTGGCAGCCTGGTGGTCACCAGTCGTGTTATCTGTGTGGATGGTGTCAATCGCACCTCCATCTGCAGTGGTGATTCCGGCGGCCCATTAGTGGTGGACAACGCTCTGATCGGAGTCACCTCTTTTGGAGCCTACGATGGCTGCGAGATTGGAGCACCACAAGGATTCACACGAGTCACCAGCTACTTGGACTGGATCAAGAGCAACTCCGGAGTTTCCGCTTAA
- the LOC120449521 gene encoding serine protease 1-like, with amino-acid sequence MKVFVVLVLALASASAGLLPNVAPVHPRDRVSGPSISGRITNGKDAVADQFPYQVGLSFSSSAGGWWCGGSIIDNEWVLTAAHCTDGAASVTIYYGATVRTSPKFTQVVSSSSFIQHESYLALTIRNDVSLIKTSSVSFSSSVNKIALPAIASTYSTYEGQTAVASGWGLTSDSASAVASHLQYVDLNVIANSVCQQTFGSLIVTNRVLCVATHNAQSTCQGDSGGPLVYDNALIGITSFGSAEGCEAGFPSAFTRVTFFLDWIKEKSGVSY; translated from the exons ATGAAGGTTTTCGTAGTTTTGGTTCTGGCCTTGGCCTCCGCCTCCGCTGGGCTCCTGCCCAATGTCGCACCGGTGCATCCCCGTGACAGGGTATCGGGCCCGTCCATCAGCGGTCGCATCACCAACGGCAAGGACGCCGTGGCCGACCAGTTCCCCTACCAGGTGGGACTCAGCTTCTCCAGCTCTGCAGGCGGTTGGTGGTGCGGTGGCTCCATCATCGACAACGAATGGGTGTTGACCGCTGCTCACTGTACCGACGG TGCCGCCTCCGTGACCATCTACTACGGTGCCACCGTCCGCACTAGCCCCAAGTTCACCCAGGTAGTGTCCAGCTCGAGCTTCATCCAGCACGAAAGCTACCTGGCTCTGACCATCCGCAACGACGTCTCCCTGATCAAGACCTCCAGCGTGTCCTTCTCGTCCTCCGTGAACAAGATCGCCCTGCCCGCCATCGCCAGCACCTACTCCACCTACGAGGGACAGACCGCTGTTGCCTCCGGATGGGGTCTCACCTCCGATTCCGCCTCCGCCGTGGCTTCTCATCTGCAGTACGTCGACCTTAACGTTATCGCCAACTCCGTGTGCCAGCAGACCTTCGGCAGCCTGATTGTGACCAACAGGGTCCTCTGCGTTGCCACCCACAATGCGCAATCCACCTGCCAGGGCGATTCCGGCGGTCCATTGGTTTACGATAATGCCCTCATCGGTATCACCTCCTTTGGATCCGCTGAAGGTTGCGAGGCGGGCTTCCCCTCTGCTTTCACCCGTGTGACCTTCTTCTTGGACTGGATCAAGGAGAAATCCGGCGTCTCCTACTAA